The following are encoded together in the Rhizophagus irregularis chromosome 21, complete sequence genome:
- a CDS encoding mitochondrial 37S ribosomal protein uS11m, whose translation MLSIFKNTLNNFIPKKLVSSNLYSLYLYRNLSNSFQKRLLTSSSSSNNDKNNDENKIEDKIEEKKEIDEIDKNEFNQENNDGSKYQPSIDDILGLFSSNQPTTTTTSSSIFKQEQESSSSKDKEEMDNFLFNFSSNEPKKSLSQTISSTTSSSSSTSSSNNEIAKLLSDFLVPTEENYILHIHASYNNTIVTLTNSHGNILITKSGGSVGFKKSQRGGYEAAHQAAIGVIQKIKEKNLNVKNVEICINGFGPGRDAAFKAIANVENQWNVRRITDTTPLPFNGCRPRKLRRL comes from the coding sequence AtgttatcaatttttaaaaatactttaaacaattttattccTAAAAAATTGGTTTCATCTAATTTATATTCGTTATATTTATATCGTAATTTGTCGAATTCTTTTcaaaaacgtttattaacaTCATCATCCTCATcgaataatgataaaaataatgatgaaaataaaatagagGATAAAATAgaggaaaagaaagaaatcgaCGAAATTGACAAGAATGAATTTAATCAAGAGAATAATGATGGATCAAAATATCAACCAAGTATTGATGATATATTAGGTCTTTTTAGTTCAAACCAaccaacaacaacaacaacatcaTCATCCATTTTTAAACAAGAACAAGAATCTTCATCATCAAAAGATAAAGAAGAgatggataattttttatttaatttttcatcaaatgaacccaaaaaatctttatcaCAAACTATTTCATcaacaacatcatcatcatcttcaacaTCATCTTCAAATAATGAGATAGCAAAACttttatcagattttttaGTTCCAACGgaagaaaattatattcttcatattcatgcatcatataataatactatagtaACATTAACAAATTCtcatggtaatattttaataactaaatCAGGAGGTAGTGTTGGatttaaaaaatctcaaaGAGGTGGTTATGAAGCTGCTCATCAAGCTGCTATTGgtgttatacaaaaaattaaagaaaaaaatttaaatgttaaaaatgttgaaatttgtataaatggATTTGGTCCTGGTAGAGATGCTGCTTTTAAGGCTATAGCTAATGTAGAGAATCAATGGAATGTTAGACGAATTACTGATACTACTCCTTTACCTTTTAATGGATGTAGACCAAGAAAACTTAGAAgattataa